In Halopelagius longus, the following proteins share a genomic window:
- a CDS encoding ester cyclase has product MATTASTAAQNRRTFERIAREFWNERNYDAADDAYAEEVTLRTQTEPDVLEGVEGVKAFARRYHDAFSDFELDLCDVRASDDVVYGRYAVRGTHDGTLRSPDGDIPATGERIELWGLVEARFEDGRCVEEWNSTDAATMASQLGIAPGIE; this is encoded by the coding sequence ATGGCAACTACTGCGTCCACCGCGGCACAGAACCGACGAACGTTCGAGCGTATCGCCCGCGAGTTCTGGAACGAACGGAACTACGACGCGGCCGACGACGCCTACGCCGAGGAGGTTACGCTGCGCACGCAGACGGAACCGGACGTCCTCGAAGGCGTCGAGGGGGTGAAGGCGTTCGCTCGGCGGTACCACGACGCGTTCTCGGACTTCGAGCTCGACCTGTGCGACGTTCGGGCGTCGGACGACGTGGTCTACGGGCGGTACGCCGTCCGCGGCACGCACGACGGGACGCTCCGGAGTCCCGACGGCGACATCCCCGCCACCGGCGAGCGAATCGAACTGTGGGGACTCGTCGAAGCGCGGTTCGAAGACGGCCGGTGCGTCGAGGAGTGGAACAGCACCGACGCCGCGACGATGGCGAGCCAACTCGGTATCGCGCCGGGAATCGAGTAA
- a CDS encoding DUF7501 family protein yields the protein MSEPEPPSVLAYTWDDPSVCPFCMAELENPGEGFMTHLQESSVCERGFEEWRSSVTNDIGGEWSG from the coding sequence ATGTCAGAACCAGAACCACCCTCCGTGCTGGCGTACACGTGGGACGACCCGAGCGTCTGTCCGTTCTGCATGGCCGAGTTAGAGAACCCCGGCGAGGGGTTCATGACCCACCTGCAGGAGAGTTCCGTCTGCGAACGCGGCTTCGAGGAGTGGCGGAGTTCGGTCACGAACGACATCGGCGGCGAGTGGTCCGGATAG
- a CDS encoding EamA family transporter, whose translation MNYMLWAVIALAAYSLVAPLMSVATTGSPKIPSNVAALMANTVLVAVTLGVVVYNDSNAVTYVSHPKAKFVLAAGVCLTVGILAYYRALSMGPVSIVSPVFGMFLVLSSVIGIAFLNESLTARKVIGIGLALVAIYLVSVE comes from the coding sequence ATGAACTACATGCTGTGGGCAGTTATCGCCCTCGCCGCCTACTCGCTCGTCGCGCCGCTTATGAGCGTCGCGACGACCGGGTCGCCGAAGATACCGAGCAACGTCGCGGCGCTGATGGCGAACACGGTGCTGGTCGCCGTGACGTTGGGCGTCGTCGTCTACAACGACAGCAACGCCGTCACCTACGTCTCGCATCCGAAGGCGAAGTTCGTCCTCGCCGCGGGCGTCTGTCTCACCGTCGGCATCCTCGCGTACTACCGCGCGCTGTCGATGGGGCCGGTGAGCATCGTCTCGCCCGTCTTCGGGATGTTCCTCGTTCTCAGTTCCGTCATCGGCATCGCCTTCCTGAACGAGTCGCTCACCGCCCGCAAGGTGATCGGAATCGGCCTCGCCCTCGTCGCCATCTACCTCGTCAGCGTCGAGTGA
- a CDS encoding thioredoxin family protein, producing MVLMQSDSELSRGDEAPFFSLPGADGETYALDTFADYEALLVVFTCNHCPYAEAKREELNHLAESYDGLAVVGINPNDAEEYPDDSYEAMRERVEEGEIRFTAYLRDESQDVAREYGAVCTPDPFLFERADDGFELVFHSRIDDAMSPDEEPTDYEMRTAVEAVLADEEIPTEETPSQGCSIKWREE from the coding sequence ATGGTGTTGATGCAGTCAGACTCCGAACTGTCTCGCGGCGACGAAGCGCCCTTCTTCTCGCTCCCGGGCGCGGACGGGGAGACGTACGCGCTCGATACCTTCGCCGACTACGAGGCGTTGCTCGTCGTGTTCACGTGCAACCACTGCCCGTACGCGGAGGCGAAACGGGAGGAGTTGAACCACCTCGCGGAGTCGTACGACGGACTCGCCGTCGTCGGCATCAACCCGAACGACGCCGAGGAGTACCCCGACGACTCCTACGAGGCGATGCGCGAACGGGTCGAAGAGGGGGAGATTCGCTTCACCGCCTACCTGCGCGACGAGTCCCAAGACGTCGCACGGGAGTACGGGGCCGTCTGCACGCCCGACCCGTTCCTCTTCGAACGCGCGGACGACGGATTCGAGTTGGTCTTCCACTCGCGCATCGACGACGCGATGAGTCCCGACGAGGAACCGACCGACTACGAGATGCGGACGGCCGTCGAGGCGGTGTTGGCCGACGAGGAGATACCGACCGAGGAGACGCCCTCGCAGGGGTGCTCCATCAAGTGGCGCGAGGAGTAG
- a CDS encoding RNA-binding protein encodes MPRVPFHYVDLRTFCYATEDEKRVEDALRTFLPEEFEVERTVSTGHHGDRIIVFSARVENADEVRHVLARISELPDFEGLLDELDDRVTENCELFMRLDKQAAFRGDVRRGGGLTLRAKVEAYPAKKETAVESAREALQQASELELD; translated from the coding sequence ATGCCGCGCGTCCCGTTCCACTACGTAGATCTGCGTACGTTCTGTTACGCGACCGAAGACGAGAAGCGCGTCGAGGACGCGCTTCGAACGTTCCTCCCCGAGGAGTTCGAGGTCGAACGTACCGTCAGCACCGGCCACCACGGCGACCGCATCATCGTCTTCTCCGCCCGCGTCGAGAACGCCGACGAGGTTCGCCACGTCCTCGCGCGCATCTCGGAACTGCCCGACTTCGAGGGACTCCTCGACGAACTCGACGACCGGGTGACCGAGAACTGCGAACTGTTCATGCGGTTGGACAAACAGGCCGCGTTCCGAGGCGACGTCCGCCGCGGCGGGGGCCTCACGCTCCGCGCGAAGGTCGAAGCCTACCCGGCGAAGAAGGAAACCGCGGTCGAGAGCGCCCGCGAGGCGCTTCAGCAGGCCTCGGAGTTAGAACTCGACTGA
- a CDS encoding DUF1918 domain-containing protein has translation MSFEKEDTVVLHDKHSEFDGEVGTITQVVETMFGDPTYTVSFDDGQEVGISEDQLEAAEEDEE, from the coding sequence ATGTCCTTCGAAAAGGAAGATACGGTCGTCCTGCACGACAAACACAGCGAGTTCGACGGCGAAGTCGGGACCATCACGCAGGTCGTCGAGACGATGTTCGGCGACCCGACGTACACCGTGAGCTTCGACGACGGACAGGAGGTCGGCATCTCCGAGGACCAACTCGAAGCCGCCGAGGAAGACGAGGAATAA
- a CDS encoding NUDIX domain-containing protein — protein sequence MTVDDLWFLADEATQRAEQAYHRLRERHSGYIQRTHTRRVTRERFRTLARRVKETGAPYGAQTVVHRDGDEILLVRHEGVDMWVLPGGELRDGETYREAAERELAEEAGVSADFRGLAMANRIDIACDDYATWGVLPVFAAAATELDLSVCDPDGEISAAEWFPVSNLPADTRDRDDILAWYDRAGP from the coding sequence ATGACGGTCGACGACCTCTGGTTTCTCGCGGACGAAGCGACGCAACGGGCCGAACAGGCGTACCACCGACTCCGGGAGCGACACTCGGGGTACATCCAGCGGACGCACACGCGACGCGTCACCAGAGAGCGGTTCCGGACGCTCGCGCGGCGGGTGAAGGAGACCGGCGCGCCGTACGGCGCACAGACCGTCGTCCACCGCGACGGCGACGAGATACTCCTCGTCAGACACGAGGGCGTCGACATGTGGGTGCTCCCCGGCGGCGAACTGCGCGACGGGGAGACGTACCGCGAGGCGGCGGAGCGAGAACTCGCCGAGGAGGCGGGCGTCTCCGCGGACTTCCGCGGCCTCGCCATGGCGAACCGCATCGACATCGCGTGCGACGACTACGCGACGTGGGGCGTCCTCCCCGTGTTCGCCGCGGCGGCGACCGAACTCGACCTCTCGGTGTGCGACCCGGACGGGGAAATCTCCGCGGCGGAGTGGTTCCCCGTCTCGAACCTCCCCGCCGACACGCGCGACCGAGACGACATCCTCGCGTGGTACGACCGCGCGGGGCCGTGA
- a CDS encoding 2Fe-2S iron-sulfur cluster-binding protein, with protein sequence MPVINYRGTEIECERGAVLRDVLLDAGETPHNGGSRLLNCRGHATCGTCAVAVEGEVSDPEDRERKRLSAPPHDPESGLRLACQTRVLGDVTVTKHPGFWGQKVETAADGDDAPR encoded by the coding sequence ATGCCAGTCATTAACTATCGCGGCACGGAGATAGAGTGCGAACGCGGGGCCGTCCTCCGCGACGTGCTCCTCGACGCGGGCGAGACGCCGCACAACGGGGGGTCGCGGCTACTGAACTGTCGCGGCCACGCGACGTGCGGGACGTGCGCCGTCGCCGTCGAGGGCGAGGTGTCCGACCCCGAGGACCGAGAGCGCAAGCGCCTGTCCGCGCCGCCGCACGACCCGGAATCGGGTCTGAGGCTCGCCTGTCAGACGCGGGTTCTCGGCGACGTGACGGTCACGAAACACCCCGGATTCTGGGGGCAGAAAGTGGAAACGGCCGCGGACGGCGACGACGCGCCGCGGTGA
- a CDS encoding thioredoxin domain-containing protein, producing MRTSRRSLLAATGGALTATAGCLGSLPGSSGGAKPSCDVGEQETVQELPRPTLGPDDAPVTVDAYEDFACPHCATYSTDIFPKIREDYVSSGDIKYRFFDFPLPVNEQWSWGGAIAARAVQDRTDAETYFDYAHALFENQDKLTSSGHQLVHDQAEELDVNGCQVMAAVEQDTYRPVVEADRQRATDNGYDSTPTIVVDGEALDSYSYDAVSSAIESKL from the coding sequence ATGCGAACGAGTCGACGCTCCCTCCTCGCCGCGACGGGTGGTGCGCTCACCGCCACCGCCGGTTGCCTCGGCAGTCTCCCCGGTTCCTCGGGTGGAGCAAAACCCTCCTGCGACGTCGGAGAGCAAGAGACGGTCCAAGAACTCCCCCGCCCGACGCTCGGACCCGACGACGCGCCCGTGACGGTGGACGCCTACGAGGACTTCGCCTGTCCCCACTGCGCGACGTACAGCACGGACATCTTCCCGAAGATACGCGAGGACTACGTCTCCTCGGGCGACATCAAGTACCGGTTCTTCGACTTCCCGCTTCCCGTGAACGAGCAGTGGTCGTGGGGCGGCGCTATCGCCGCGCGCGCGGTCCAAGACCGGACGGACGCCGAGACGTACTTCGACTACGCGCACGCCCTGTTCGAGAATCAAGACAAACTCACGAGTTCGGGCCACCAACTCGTCCACGACCAAGCGGAGGAGCTCGACGTGAACGGCTGTCAGGTCATGGCCGCCGTCGAGCAGGACACGTACCGGCCGGTCGTGGAGGCGGACCGGCAACGCGCCACGGACAACGGGTACGACTCGACGCCGACGATCGTCGTCGACGGCGAAGCGCTCGACTCCTACAGCTACGACGCGGTGTCTTCGGCCATCGAGAGCAAGCTCTGA
- a CDS encoding universal stress protein produces MSANTADRTDATGLDTVLLGIGGRDDARVDALVDAVRETAGPTDATVVVAHVFDKESYRDAVEQLLDAEGGTIEPDELASRMSLTREIIERLERDGIDCEPRATTGTSGEGIVEIAEEVGADRVVVGGRQRSPAGKAIFGSVAQEVMLEAPCPVTFVRNRE; encoded by the coding sequence ATGAGCGCAAACACGGCAGACCGCACGGACGCGACGGGACTGGATACGGTTCTCCTCGGCATCGGCGGACGCGACGACGCCCGCGTCGACGCACTCGTCGACGCCGTCAGGGAGACGGCCGGACCGACCGACGCGACGGTCGTCGTCGCGCACGTCTTCGACAAGGAGTCCTACAGGGACGCCGTCGAGCAGTTGCTCGACGCGGAGGGCGGAACCATCGAGCCCGACGAACTGGCGTCGCGGATGAGCCTCACCCGGGAGATTATCGAGCGGTTAGAGCGGGACGGCATCGACTGCGAACCCCGCGCGACGACCGGAACGAGCGGCGAGGGAATCGTCGAAATCGCGGAGGAAGTCGGAGCCGACCGGGTGGTCGTCGGCGGCCGTCAGCGGTCGCCGGCGGGCAAGGCGATATTCGGAAGCGTGGCCCAAGAAGTGATGCTCGAGGCTCCCTGCCCGGTGACGTTCGTTCGAAATCGGGAGTGA
- a CDS encoding sugar porter family MFS transporter — translation MSTASIREVVRGDGDRFVYVVSALAALNGLLFGFDTGIISGAFLFIQDTFTMSPLVEGIIVSGAMAGAAAGAAVGGQLADRIGRRRLILLSSVVFFVGSFTMAVAPNVPVLVAGRLIDGVAIGFASIVGPLYISEIAPPSIRGALTSLNQLMVTTGILISYFVNFAFADAGAWRWMLGAGMVPAVVLAVGMLKMPESPRWLFEHGRRDEARAVLERTRDEGVDTELDEIEETVNKQSDSGLRDLLEPWLRPALVVGLGLAVLQQITGINAVIYYAPTILESTGFGGVTSILATVGIGTINVVMTVVAIALVDRVGRRRLLLVGVGGMVVTLAILGTVFYLPGFGDVLGIVATISLMLFVAFFAIGLGPVFWLLISEIYPLAVRGSAMGVVTVANWGANLLVSLAFPVLRASIGTPSTFGLFGFFSLVGLVFVHRFVPETKGRTLEAIETDLRDNVSLLD, via the coding sequence ATGTCTACAGCTAGCATACGCGAGGTCGTACGCGGCGACGGCGACCGGTTCGTCTACGTCGTCTCCGCGTTGGCCGCCCTCAACGGGCTTTTGTTCGGATTCGACACCGGCATCATCTCGGGTGCGTTCCTGTTCATCCAAGACACCTTCACGATGTCCCCCCTCGTCGAGGGGATCATCGTCAGCGGAGCGATGGCCGGTGCGGCCGCCGGCGCGGCCGTCGGCGGGCAGTTGGCGGACAGAATCGGACGGCGGCGACTCATCCTCCTGTCGTCGGTCGTCTTCTTCGTCGGTTCGTTCACCATGGCCGTGGCTCCGAACGTCCCCGTGTTGGTCGCCGGGCGACTGATAGACGGCGTGGCCATCGGCTTCGCCTCCATCGTCGGCCCCCTGTACATCTCCGAAATCGCCCCGCCGAGCATCCGCGGGGCGCTCACGTCTTTGAACCAACTCATGGTGACCACGGGCATCCTCATCTCGTACTTCGTCAACTTCGCGTTCGCCGACGCGGGCGCGTGGCGCTGGATGCTCGGCGCCGGGATGGTTCCGGCCGTCGTGCTCGCCGTCGGAATGCTGAAGATGCCCGAGAGCCCGCGTTGGCTCTTCGAACACGGCCGGCGGGACGAGGCGCGGGCCGTCCTCGAACGGACCCGCGACGAGGGCGTCGACACCGAACTCGACGAAATCGAAGAGACCGTGAACAAGCAGTCCGACAGCGGACTCCGGGACCTGTTGGAACCGTGGCTCCGCCCGGCGCTGGTCGTCGGTCTGGGACTCGCCGTCCTCCAGCAGATAACCGGCATCAACGCGGTCATCTACTACGCCCCCACCATCCTCGAATCGACCGGCTTCGGCGGCGTCACGTCCATCCTCGCGACGGTCGGCATCGGGACCATCAACGTGGTGATGACCGTCGTCGCGATCGCCTTGGTGGACCGCGTCGGCCGGCGGCGACTGCTCCTCGTCGGGGTCGGCGGGATGGTCGTCACGCTCGCCATCCTCGGGACGGTGTTCTACCTCCCCGGGTTCGGCGACGTGCTCGGAATCGTGGCGACGATCAGCCTGATGCTGTTCGTGGCGTTCTTCGCCATCGGGCTCGGTCCCGTGTTCTGGCTGCTCATCTCCGAAATCTACCCGCTCGCCGTCCGCGGGTCCGCCATGGGGGTCGTCACCGTCGCCAACTGGGGCGCGAACCTCCTCGTGTCGCTGGCGTTCCCCGTCCTGCGGGCCAGCATCGGGACGCCCTCGACGTTCGGGCTGTTCGGCTTCTTTAGTCTGGTCGGACTGGTGTTCGTCCACCGGTTCGTCCCCGAGACGAAGGGCCGGACGCTCGAAGCGATAGAGACCGACCTCCGGGACAACGTCTCGCTGTTGGACTGA
- a CDS encoding DUF7405 family protein, whose product MFDGGGASRREFMKAAVAVGGATALSACMNRAEEENEAPIPTGTTDPGSLPSRQHAWNDFVRRDDDGNVELPRHQVFLYLTLPGDAPPSDDDRRTVESALATVDEAYERSNEGVIYSVAYSPRYFSRFEDSLPESVDLPEPRALSSFETPEFDRQDALVHLASDRADAVLEAEQALRGESETANGVEMRAALTDVFDVDARRTGFVGPGMPAERQDGLKGIPDTNPVPEESPLFMGFKAGFAKTQATEDYVTIREGPFSGGTTKHVSNVRQRLQDWYVEQNFDQRVSEMFSPVHAEKGLVEGVGDNLGNDSGVTAEIRDAIRDHAMEFGRVGHAQKAARANRDEEGNVRILRRHVESTDDNTASLHFPTLQRRITDFEEVRAAMNGEDLTDIPTIRQRVNNGILEYIFVKRRGNFLVPPRELRSLPTPTGEVPGLDG is encoded by the coding sequence ATGTTCGACGGAGGCGGAGCGTCCAGACGGGAGTTTATGAAGGCCGCCGTCGCCGTCGGCGGAGCGACCGCGCTCTCGGCCTGCATGAACCGCGCCGAGGAGGAAAACGAAGCGCCGATTCCGACGGGGACGACCGACCCCGGGTCGCTCCCGTCCAGACAGCACGCGTGGAACGACTTCGTCCGACGGGACGACGACGGCAACGTGGAACTGCCGCGCCATCAGGTGTTTCTCTACCTGACGCTCCCGGGCGACGCGCCGCCGAGCGACGACGACCGACGGACCGTCGAGTCCGCCCTCGCGACCGTCGACGAGGCGTACGAACGGAGCAACGAGGGCGTCATCTACTCGGTCGCCTACTCGCCGCGGTACTTCTCGCGGTTCGAAGACTCCCTGCCGGAGAGCGTCGACTTGCCGGAACCGCGCGCGCTCTCGTCGTTCGAGACGCCGGAGTTCGACCGACAGGACGCGCTCGTCCACCTCGCCTCCGACCGCGCGGACGCGGTTCTCGAAGCCGAACAAGCCCTCCGCGGGGAGTCGGAGACGGCAAACGGCGTCGAGATGCGGGCGGCGCTGACGGACGTGTTCGACGTCGATGCCCGCCGGACCGGGTTCGTCGGGCCGGGGATGCCCGCCGAGAGGCAGGACGGCCTGAAGGGGATCCCCGACACGAACCCCGTCCCGGAGGAGTCACCGCTGTTCATGGGCTTCAAAGCCGGGTTCGCGAAGACGCAAGCGACCGAAGACTACGTCACGATCCGGGAGGGGCCGTTCTCGGGCGGGACGACGAAGCACGTCTCGAACGTCCGCCAACGCCTGCAGGACTGGTACGTCGAACAGAACTTCGACCAACGGGTCTCGGAGATGTTCTCGCCCGTCCACGCCGAGAAGGGACTCGTGGAGGGCGTCGGCGACAACCTCGGGAACGACAGCGGCGTGACAGCGGAGATACGCGACGCCATCCGCGACCACGCGATGGAGTTCGGCCGCGTCGGCCACGCCCAGAAGGCCGCGCGGGCGAACCGCGACGAGGAGGGGAACGTCCGCATCCTGCGCCGACACGTCGAGTCCACCGACGACAACACCGCCAGCCTCCACTTCCCGACGCTCCAGCGCCGAATCACCGACTTCGAGGAGGTGCGGGCGGCGATGAACGGCGAGGACCTGACGGACATCCCCACCATCCGTCAGCGAGTGAACAACGGCATCTTGGAGTACATCTTCGTGAAACGGCGGGGGAACTTCCTCGTCCCGCCGCGGGAACTCCGGTCGCTCCCGACGCCGACGGGCGAGGTGCCCGGACTCGACGGGTGA
- a CDS encoding MFS transporter has translation MDGRRGERVRLALAVWAVLVSQVLVYPGVSDLVVALGGGGDVNAGMWFLVAEFAAFVLFAGVWGAASDALGRRRPLVVLGAVGGAGGYLLLAAVPSLGLPFAAVLLIRALGGAMTIGAFSLSMTALADLAGGNGRNMGAAGIAIGLGAALGSVVGGRLSDVDPLYPLYGAAVLLVAAAALVATIPDRTPDGVRLRLGPALSRLSEKPALAVPYAFGFIDRMTAGFFALVGVYYFRETFGLDAFGAGLALSAFFFPFALLQYPAGVLSDRVGRFGPVVVGSLCFGFAIVGVGLAPTLELAVAGMVVVGVFGALVSPATMALVTDVASPEERGAALGGFNIFGSLGFLAGFVVGGVATSTAGYLAAFVTVGFSEVAIAVVASRAVRRLSPTPTGGVAFSAND, from the coding sequence ATGGACGGACGACGCGGCGAACGTGTGCGTCTGGCGCTCGCGGTGTGGGCGGTGTTGGTCTCGCAGGTGCTCGTCTACCCCGGCGTGTCCGACCTCGTCGTCGCCCTCGGCGGCGGCGGCGACGTGAACGCGGGCATGTGGTTCCTCGTCGCGGAGTTCGCGGCCTTCGTTCTCTTCGCCGGCGTCTGGGGCGCGGCCAGCGACGCACTCGGCCGCCGCAGACCGCTCGTCGTCCTCGGCGCAGTCGGCGGCGCGGGCGGCTATCTCCTCCTCGCGGCCGTCCCCTCCCTCGGACTCCCGTTCGCCGCGGTGCTTCTGATTCGCGCCCTCGGCGGCGCGATGACCATCGGCGCGTTCTCGCTTTCGATGACGGCGCTGGCGGACCTCGCGGGCGGCAACGGGCGCAACATGGGCGCGGCGGGCATCGCCATCGGCCTCGGGGCGGCGCTGGGGTCCGTCGTCGGCGGGCGACTCTCCGACGTCGACCCGCTGTATCCGCTGTACGGCGCGGCCGTCCTCCTCGTCGCCGCCGCCGCACTGGTCGCGACCATCCCCGACCGGACGCCCGACGGCGTCCGACTCCGCCTCGGCCCCGCGCTCTCGCGTCTGAGCGAGAAACCGGCGCTCGCAGTCCCGTACGCGTTCGGGTTCATCGACCGGATGACGGCGGGGTTCTTCGCCCTCGTCGGCGTCTACTACTTCCGGGAGACGTTCGGCCTCGACGCGTTCGGCGCGGGACTCGCGCTTTCGGCGTTCTTCTTCCCCTTCGCGCTGTTGCAGTACCCCGCGGGAGTCCTCTCTGACCGCGTCGGGCGGTTCGGTCCGGTCGTCGTCGGGTCGCTCTGCTTCGGGTTCGCCATCGTCGGCGTCGGACTCGCGCCGACGCTCGAACTCGCCGTCGCCGGGATGGTCGTCGTCGGCGTCTTCGGCGCACTCGTCTCCCCGGCGACGATGGCGCTCGTCACCGACGTGGCGTCGCCGGAGGAACGCGGGGCGGCCCTCGGGGGGTTCAACATCTTCGGCAGTCTCGGCTTCCTCGCGGGGTTCGTCGTCGGCGGCGTCGCCACCAGCACCGCGGGCTACCTCGCGGCGTTCGTCACCGTCGGCTTCTCGGAAGTCGCCATCGCCGTCGTCGCCTCGCGGGCGGTCAGACGCCTCAGTCCGACGCCGACGGGCGGGGTGGCGTTCTCGGCAAACGACTGA
- a CDS encoding SPW repeat protein, with product MSERDRTTAETATDYDPNPGERGKWLSAVIGLLGLWMLAQAVLFELAASQFWNDVLVGALFLVVGAYNYYRRSNERIGNVAAAAVAALVGLWLIVAPFVLGVDAGATETANDLGFWNDVVVGLIAAVIGGYSAYKARDRREDVRRTAT from the coding sequence ATGAGTGAACGTGACAGAACGACAGCGGAGACGGCGACCGACTACGACCCGAACCCCGGCGAACGCGGAAAGTGGCTCTCGGCCGTCATCGGCCTCCTCGGACTGTGGATGCTCGCGCAAGCCGTCCTCTTCGAACTCGCGGCCAGCCAGTTCTGGAACGACGTTCTCGTGGGTGCCCTGTTCCTCGTCGTCGGGGCGTACAACTACTATCGGCGGTCGAACGAGCGGATAGGCAACGTCGCGGCGGCCGCCGTCGCCGCGTTGGTCGGCCTGTGGCTAATCGTCGCGCCGTTCGTGCTCGGAGTCGACGCGGGCGCGACCGAGACGGCGAACGACCTCGGCTTCTGGAACGACGTGGTCGTCGGCCTCATCGCGGCCGTCATCGGCGGGTACAGCGCGTACAAAGCGCGTGACCGACGCGAGGACGTCCGCCGGACGGCGACCTGA
- a CDS encoding aldo/keto reductase translates to MEYTTLGDTGMEVSRICLGCMSFGTSDWRDWVLDEEEGKELVERALELGINFFDTANMYSEGESERVLGEALEGRRDEAVVATKVYFQMDEGNPNSGGLSRKAIEQELDDSLDRLGMDTVDLLQIHRYDDDTPMETTLRALDDAVRRGKARYVGASSMWAYQFADALHTSESLGLERFATMQNHYNLLYREEEREMLPLCEKENVGVIPWSPLARGWVARPHEEARSTTRGESDEHAHGHPYLEGGGREVNERVQELAEEKGVKMAQIGLAWLFHKDRVDAPIVGTTSVEHLEDAVEALDIDLSESDMEYLEEPYEPVRVSGHD, encoded by the coding sequence ATGGAGTACACGACGCTCGGCGACACCGGGATGGAGGTGTCGAGGATCTGTCTCGGCTGCATGAGTTTCGGAACCAGCGACTGGCGCGACTGGGTGCTAGACGAGGAGGAGGGGAAGGAACTCGTCGAACGCGCCCTCGAACTCGGAATCAACTTCTTCGACACCGCCAACATGTACTCCGAGGGCGAGTCCGAACGCGTCCTCGGCGAGGCGTTGGAGGGTCGCCGCGACGAGGCGGTGGTGGCGACGAAGGTGTACTTCCAGATGGACGAGGGGAACCCCAACTCGGGCGGCCTCTCCCGGAAGGCCATCGAACAGGAGCTGGACGACTCGCTCGATAGGCTGGGGATGGACACCGTGGACCTCCTGCAGATTCACCGCTACGACGACGACACGCCGATGGAGACGACGCTCCGGGCGTTGGACGACGCCGTCCGCCGCGGGAAGGCGCGGTACGTCGGCGCCTCGTCGATGTGGGCCTACCAGTTCGCCGACGCCCTCCACACGTCCGAGAGCCTCGGACTCGAACGGTTCGCGACGATGCAGAACCACTACAACCTCCTCTACAGGGAGGAGGAACGCGAGATGCTCCCCCTCTGTGAGAAGGAGAACGTCGGCGTCATCCCGTGGTCGCCCCTCGCGCGAGGGTGGGTCGCCCGGCCCCACGAGGAGGCGCGGTCCACCACGCGCGGGGAGTCCGACGAACACGCCCACGGCCACCCCTACCTCGAAGGCGGCGGCCGCGAGGTGAACGAACGCGTGCAGGAACTGGCCGAAGAGAAGGGCGTGAAGATGGCCCAGATAGGCCTCGCGTGGTTGTTCCACAAAGACCGGGTGGACGCGCCCATCGTCGGGACGACGAGCGTCGAACACCTCGAAGACGCCGTCGAAGCCCTCGATATCGACCTTTCGGAGTCGGATATGGAGTACCTCGAAGAGCCGTACGAACCGGTCCGGGTCTCCGGACACGACTGA